A window of Mangifera indica cultivar Alphonso chromosome 13, CATAS_Mindica_2.1, whole genome shotgun sequence contains these coding sequences:
- the LOC123194635 gene encoding uncharacterized protein LOC123194635 isoform X2: MGGGGRRIPTSNNNNNKSKSKRRGNPDTSRSSGRRIRNSLFVEGGLLSDWQQQFQSSSRGSSDKMNSNSGLKSGSLNPSKAPSKNGSRKSIGNVFAYEYPSVDLEELHIGDNDKDNYLDKSQPIILVGSRDSKIVAYLDETPTSDPHNVDHSYDYSSGFMLSDSSHRGLGFYDESEATPSGVDLSSKQVDGCEAAGSDFPFPKEDMDNDENINLEKVDTDENINQEEGDEMADELPDKNVTPKKNSGFLSIGGMKLYTEDMSDGDSYDISDGDSCDDESSESYSDSDQSEDLSDSDSDIDGKIAEDYLEGIGGSDNILEAKWLVKQDFNGSSSCSFDGTLLKLGGIALQDASREYGMRKPMPASKKKKSIASGGAYSSAFDDLTLVKDARTVSAKKKHAPRLPQSWPREFQKSEKKKHRKEMVAAKRRERMLRQGVDLKQINSTLEQIVLDGVDMFAFQPMHHRNFSQVRRLAAIYRLQSSCQGSGKKRYVTVTQTQHTCMPSTSDKLRLEKLIGAGDEDSDFDVNEGLRIKSVGADRSKSKTSKNTALSNNTGETSKKKGRGKKVAYASQPVSFVSSGVMRSEIVDIETLDSKETSETFESKGSTSLTQVGAFEVHTKGFGSKMMAKMGYVEGGGLGKDGQGMSKPIEVVQRPKSLGLGVEFSNIDDDTTRKESRGDSGRKESCSNSTRKGPQSIGAFERHTKGFGSKMMMKMGFVEGMGLGRDSQGIVNPLVAVRLPKSRGLGASKGKVGFDPVKGLDKVAQLQMNYELSGKKLVVEDIFCEPSSPGLLGT, translated from the exons ATGGGTGGCGGTGGAAGAAGGATACCCAcaagcaacaacaacaataacaaaagcaagaGCAAACGAAGAGGGAATCCGGACACGTCACGGTCGTCTGGTCGTCGAATAAGGAACTCTTTGTTTGTCGAAGGAGGTCTTTTGTCAGATTGGCAGCAGCAGTTTCAATCTTCTTCGCGAG GAAGCAGTGACAAAATGAATTCCAATTCTGGGTTAAAATCTGGGAGTTTAAATCCATCAAAAGCTCCTTCTAAAAATGGATCAAGGAAGTCTATTGGAAATGTTTTTGCATACGAATACCCTTCTGTTGATCTTGAG GAACTGCACATTGGCGACAATGATAAAGATAATTATTTGGATAAGTCACAGCCCATTATTTTGGTTGGTTCTCGAGATAGCAAGATTGTTGCTTATTTAGATGAAACCCCAACTTCAGATCCTCATAATGTGGATCATAGCTATGATTATAGCTCAGGCTTTATGCTGAGTGATAGCTCGCATAGGGGACTGGGGTTCTATGATGAATCTGAGGCAACCCCAAGTGGTGTTGATTTGTCCTCAAAGCAAGTGGATGGATGTGAGGCCGCAGGTTCTGATTTTCCATTCCCCAAGGAGGACATGGACAATGATGAGAACATTAATCTGGAGAAAGTGGATACTGATGAGAACATTAATCAGGAGGAAGGTGATGAGATGGCTGATGAGTTGCCTGATAAGAATGTTACACCAAAGAAGAATTCAGGGTTCTTATCGATTGGGGGCATGAAGTTATACACAGAAGATATGTCTGATGGGGATAGTTATGACATAAGTGATGGGGACTCATGTGATGATGAAAGTTCAGAGTCATATTCTGATAGTGATCAATCAGAAGACTTGTCTGATAGTGATTCAGATATTGATGGAAAGATTGCTGAAGATTACTTAGAGGGAATTGGTGGGAGTGACAATATTTTAGAGGCCAAGTGGTTGGTAAAGCAGGATTTTAATGGGTCTTCTAGCTGTAGTTTTGATGGTACTTTATTAAAGTTGGGTGGAATAGCTCTCCAAGATGCATCTAGGGAATATGGTATGAGGAAGCCCATGCCTGcgtcaaagaaaaaaaaatccatagCTTCTGGAGGTGCTTATTCTTCTGCATTTGATGACCTTACACTTGTTAAGGATGCAAGGACTGTTTCTGCAAAGAAAAAGCACGCTCCTCGCCTTCCCCAGTCTTGGCCTCGAGAGTTTCAAAAGA GTGAAAAAAAGAAGCACCGAAAAGAAATGGTTGCTGCAAAACGTCGTGAGAGAATGCTACGCCAGGGTGTTGATCTCAAGCAAATAAACTCG ACATTAGAGCAGATTGTTTTGGATGGAGTAGATATGTTTGCATTTCAACCTATGCATCACCGAAATTTTTCCCAG GTACGGCGATTAGCTGCAATATATCGCTTGCAGAGTAGCTGTCAAGGTTCTGGTAAGAAAAG ATATGTAACAGTGACACAAACACAACACACATGCATGCCATCCACGAGTGACAAACTTCGTCTGGAAAAG TTGATTGGTGCTGGTGATGAGGATTctgattttgatgttaatgAAGGTCTGCGTATAAAATCAGTAGGTGCAGACAGAAGCAAGAGCAAGACATCAAAGAATACAGCCCTTAGTAATAATACTGGTGAAACAAGTAAGAAGAAAGGGAGAGGGAAAAAAGTTGCATATGCTAGTCAGCCTGTCTCATTTGTGTCAAGTGGTGTTATGCGGTCAGAAATTGTTGACATTGAAACACTAGATTCTAAAGAGACAAGTGAAACTTTTGAGAGCAAGGGCTCAACCAGCCTGACGCAGGTTGGAGCATTTGAGGTACACACTAAGGGGTTTGGATCCAAAATGATGGCTAAAATGGGATATGTAGAGGGGGGAGGATTGGGAAAGGACGGTCAAGGTATGTCTAAACCCATTGAAGTGGTCCAACGACCTAAATCTCTTGGGTTGGGTGTGGAATTTTCAAACATTGATGATGACACAACAAGGAAGGAATCTCGTGGTGACTCCGGGAGGAAGGAATCTTGTAGTAACTCAACAAGAAAGGGACCTCAAAGCATTGGAGCTTTTGAAAGGCACACTAAAGGTTTTGGatcaaagatgatgatgaagatgggTTTTGTTGAAGGAATGGGCTTGGGGAGGGATTCCCAAGGTATTGTCAACCCTTTGGTTGCAGTTAGGCTTCCAAAGTCACGAGGCTTGGGTGCCAGCAAAG GAAAGGTGGGATTTGACCCAGTAAAAGGGCTTGACAAGGTGGCTCAACTACAGATGAACTACGAGTTGTCCGGGAAGAAGCTTGTTGTGGAGGATATTTTCTGTGAACCAAGCAGTCCTGGACTTTTAGGAACATAA
- the LOC123194635 gene encoding uncharacterized protein LOC123194635 isoform X1 — translation MGGGGRRIPTSNNNNNKSKSKRRGNPDTSRSSGRRIRNSLFVEGGLLSDWQQQFQSSSRGSSDKMNSNSGLKSGSLNPSKAPSKNGSRKSIGNVFAYEYPSVDLEELHIGDNDKDNYLDKSQPIILVGSRDSKIVAYLDETPTSDPHNVDHSYDYSSGFMLSDSSHRGLGFYDESEATPSGVDLSSKQVDGCEAAGSDFPFPKEDMDNDENINLEKVDTDENINQEEGDEMADELPDKNVTPKKNSGFLSIGGMKLYTEDMSDGDSYDISDGDSCDDESSESYSDSDQSEDLSDSDSDIDGKIAEDYLEGIGGSDNILEAKWLVKQDFNGSSSCSFDGTLLKLGGIALQDASREYGMRKPMPASKKKKSIASGGAYSSAFDDLTLVKDARTVSAKKKHAPRLPQSWPREFQKSKKSRNFPGEKKKHRKEMVAAKRRERMLRQGVDLKQINSTLEQIVLDGVDMFAFQPMHHRNFSQVRRLAAIYRLQSSCQGSGKKRYVTVTQTQHTCMPSTSDKLRLEKLIGAGDEDSDFDVNEGLRIKSVGADRSKSKTSKNTALSNNTGETSKKKGRGKKVAYASQPVSFVSSGVMRSEIVDIETLDSKETSETFESKGSTSLTQVGAFEVHTKGFGSKMMAKMGYVEGGGLGKDGQGMSKPIEVVQRPKSLGLGVEFSNIDDDTTRKESRGDSGRKESCSNSTRKGPQSIGAFERHTKGFGSKMMMKMGFVEGMGLGRDSQGIVNPLVAVRLPKSRGLGASKGKVGFDPVKGLDKVAQLQMNYELSGKKLVVEDIFCEPSSPGLLGT, via the exons ATGGGTGGCGGTGGAAGAAGGATACCCAcaagcaacaacaacaataacaaaagcaagaGCAAACGAAGAGGGAATCCGGACACGTCACGGTCGTCTGGTCGTCGAATAAGGAACTCTTTGTTTGTCGAAGGAGGTCTTTTGTCAGATTGGCAGCAGCAGTTTCAATCTTCTTCGCGAG GAAGCAGTGACAAAATGAATTCCAATTCTGGGTTAAAATCTGGGAGTTTAAATCCATCAAAAGCTCCTTCTAAAAATGGATCAAGGAAGTCTATTGGAAATGTTTTTGCATACGAATACCCTTCTGTTGATCTTGAG GAACTGCACATTGGCGACAATGATAAAGATAATTATTTGGATAAGTCACAGCCCATTATTTTGGTTGGTTCTCGAGATAGCAAGATTGTTGCTTATTTAGATGAAACCCCAACTTCAGATCCTCATAATGTGGATCATAGCTATGATTATAGCTCAGGCTTTATGCTGAGTGATAGCTCGCATAGGGGACTGGGGTTCTATGATGAATCTGAGGCAACCCCAAGTGGTGTTGATTTGTCCTCAAAGCAAGTGGATGGATGTGAGGCCGCAGGTTCTGATTTTCCATTCCCCAAGGAGGACATGGACAATGATGAGAACATTAATCTGGAGAAAGTGGATACTGATGAGAACATTAATCAGGAGGAAGGTGATGAGATGGCTGATGAGTTGCCTGATAAGAATGTTACACCAAAGAAGAATTCAGGGTTCTTATCGATTGGGGGCATGAAGTTATACACAGAAGATATGTCTGATGGGGATAGTTATGACATAAGTGATGGGGACTCATGTGATGATGAAAGTTCAGAGTCATATTCTGATAGTGATCAATCAGAAGACTTGTCTGATAGTGATTCAGATATTGATGGAAAGATTGCTGAAGATTACTTAGAGGGAATTGGTGGGAGTGACAATATTTTAGAGGCCAAGTGGTTGGTAAAGCAGGATTTTAATGGGTCTTCTAGCTGTAGTTTTGATGGTACTTTATTAAAGTTGGGTGGAATAGCTCTCCAAGATGCATCTAGGGAATATGGTATGAGGAAGCCCATGCCTGcgtcaaagaaaaaaaaatccatagCTTCTGGAGGTGCTTATTCTTCTGCATTTGATGACCTTACACTTGTTAAGGATGCAAGGACTGTTTCTGCAAAGAAAAAGCACGCTCCTCGCCTTCCCCAGTCTTGGCCTCGAGAGTTTCAAAAGAGTAAGAAGTCCAGAAATTTTCCAG GTGAAAAAAAGAAGCACCGAAAAGAAATGGTTGCTGCAAAACGTCGTGAGAGAATGCTACGCCAGGGTGTTGATCTCAAGCAAATAAACTCG ACATTAGAGCAGATTGTTTTGGATGGAGTAGATATGTTTGCATTTCAACCTATGCATCACCGAAATTTTTCCCAG GTACGGCGATTAGCTGCAATATATCGCTTGCAGAGTAGCTGTCAAGGTTCTGGTAAGAAAAG ATATGTAACAGTGACACAAACACAACACACATGCATGCCATCCACGAGTGACAAACTTCGTCTGGAAAAG TTGATTGGTGCTGGTGATGAGGATTctgattttgatgttaatgAAGGTCTGCGTATAAAATCAGTAGGTGCAGACAGAAGCAAGAGCAAGACATCAAAGAATACAGCCCTTAGTAATAATACTGGTGAAACAAGTAAGAAGAAAGGGAGAGGGAAAAAAGTTGCATATGCTAGTCAGCCTGTCTCATTTGTGTCAAGTGGTGTTATGCGGTCAGAAATTGTTGACATTGAAACACTAGATTCTAAAGAGACAAGTGAAACTTTTGAGAGCAAGGGCTCAACCAGCCTGACGCAGGTTGGAGCATTTGAGGTACACACTAAGGGGTTTGGATCCAAAATGATGGCTAAAATGGGATATGTAGAGGGGGGAGGATTGGGAAAGGACGGTCAAGGTATGTCTAAACCCATTGAAGTGGTCCAACGACCTAAATCTCTTGGGTTGGGTGTGGAATTTTCAAACATTGATGATGACACAACAAGGAAGGAATCTCGTGGTGACTCCGGGAGGAAGGAATCTTGTAGTAACTCAACAAGAAAGGGACCTCAAAGCATTGGAGCTTTTGAAAGGCACACTAAAGGTTTTGGatcaaagatgatgatgaagatgggTTTTGTTGAAGGAATGGGCTTGGGGAGGGATTCCCAAGGTATTGTCAACCCTTTGGTTGCAGTTAGGCTTCCAAAGTCACGAGGCTTGGGTGCCAGCAAAG GAAAGGTGGGATTTGACCCAGTAAAAGGGCTTGACAAGGTGGCTCAACTACAGATGAACTACGAGTTGTCCGGGAAGAAGCTTGTTGTGGAGGATATTTTCTGTGAACCAAGCAGTCCTGGACTTTTAGGAACATAA
- the LOC123194635 gene encoding uncharacterized protein LOC123194635 isoform X4, producing MGGGGRRIPTSNNNNNKSKSKRRGNPDTSRSSGRRIRNSLFVEGGLLSDWQQQFQSSSRGSSDKMNSNSGLKSGSLNPSKAPSKNGSRKSIGNVFAYEYPSVDLEELHIGDNDKDNYLDKSQPIILVGSRDSKIVAYLDETPTSDPHNVDHSYDYSSGFMLSDSSHRGLGFYDESEATPSGVDLSSKQVDGCEAAGSDFPFPKEDMDNDENINLEKVDTDENINQEEGDEMADELPDKNVTPKKNSGFLSIGGMKLYTEDMSDGDSYDISDGDSCDDESSESYSDSDQSEDLSDSDSDIDGKIAEDYLEGIGGSDNILEAKWLVKQDFNGSSSCSFDGTLLKLGGIALQDASREYGMRKPMPASKKKKSIASGGAYSSAFDDLTLVKDARTVSAKKKHAPRLPQSWPREFQKSKKSRNFPGEKKKHRKEMVAAKRRERMLRQGVDLKQINSTLEQIVLDGVDMFAFQPMHHRNFSQVRRLAAIYRLQSSCQGSGKKRYVTVTQTQHTCMPSTSDKLRLEKLIGAGDEDSDFDVNEGLRIKSVGADRSKSKTSKNTALSNNTGETSKKKGRGKKVAYASQPVSFVSSGVMRSEIVDIETLDSKETSETFESKGSTSLTQVGAFEVHTKGFGSKMMAKMGYVEGGGLGKDGQGMSKPIEVVQRPKSLGLGVEFSNIDDDTTRKESRGDSGRKESCSNSTRKGPQSIGAFERHTKGFGSKMMMKMGFVEGMGLGRDSQGIVNPLVAVRLPKSRGLGASKGYDVWKIPKSYPLLFRTICLCLLRKGGI from the exons ATGGGTGGCGGTGGAAGAAGGATACCCAcaagcaacaacaacaataacaaaagcaagaGCAAACGAAGAGGGAATCCGGACACGTCACGGTCGTCTGGTCGTCGAATAAGGAACTCTTTGTTTGTCGAAGGAGGTCTTTTGTCAGATTGGCAGCAGCAGTTTCAATCTTCTTCGCGAG GAAGCAGTGACAAAATGAATTCCAATTCTGGGTTAAAATCTGGGAGTTTAAATCCATCAAAAGCTCCTTCTAAAAATGGATCAAGGAAGTCTATTGGAAATGTTTTTGCATACGAATACCCTTCTGTTGATCTTGAG GAACTGCACATTGGCGACAATGATAAAGATAATTATTTGGATAAGTCACAGCCCATTATTTTGGTTGGTTCTCGAGATAGCAAGATTGTTGCTTATTTAGATGAAACCCCAACTTCAGATCCTCATAATGTGGATCATAGCTATGATTATAGCTCAGGCTTTATGCTGAGTGATAGCTCGCATAGGGGACTGGGGTTCTATGATGAATCTGAGGCAACCCCAAGTGGTGTTGATTTGTCCTCAAAGCAAGTGGATGGATGTGAGGCCGCAGGTTCTGATTTTCCATTCCCCAAGGAGGACATGGACAATGATGAGAACATTAATCTGGAGAAAGTGGATACTGATGAGAACATTAATCAGGAGGAAGGTGATGAGATGGCTGATGAGTTGCCTGATAAGAATGTTACACCAAAGAAGAATTCAGGGTTCTTATCGATTGGGGGCATGAAGTTATACACAGAAGATATGTCTGATGGGGATAGTTATGACATAAGTGATGGGGACTCATGTGATGATGAAAGTTCAGAGTCATATTCTGATAGTGATCAATCAGAAGACTTGTCTGATAGTGATTCAGATATTGATGGAAAGATTGCTGAAGATTACTTAGAGGGAATTGGTGGGAGTGACAATATTTTAGAGGCCAAGTGGTTGGTAAAGCAGGATTTTAATGGGTCTTCTAGCTGTAGTTTTGATGGTACTTTATTAAAGTTGGGTGGAATAGCTCTCCAAGATGCATCTAGGGAATATGGTATGAGGAAGCCCATGCCTGcgtcaaagaaaaaaaaatccatagCTTCTGGAGGTGCTTATTCTTCTGCATTTGATGACCTTACACTTGTTAAGGATGCAAGGACTGTTTCTGCAAAGAAAAAGCACGCTCCTCGCCTTCCCCAGTCTTGGCCTCGAGAGTTTCAAAAGAGTAAGAAGTCCAGAAATTTTCCAG GTGAAAAAAAGAAGCACCGAAAAGAAATGGTTGCTGCAAAACGTCGTGAGAGAATGCTACGCCAGGGTGTTGATCTCAAGCAAATAAACTCG ACATTAGAGCAGATTGTTTTGGATGGAGTAGATATGTTTGCATTTCAACCTATGCATCACCGAAATTTTTCCCAG GTACGGCGATTAGCTGCAATATATCGCTTGCAGAGTAGCTGTCAAGGTTCTGGTAAGAAAAG ATATGTAACAGTGACACAAACACAACACACATGCATGCCATCCACGAGTGACAAACTTCGTCTGGAAAAG TTGATTGGTGCTGGTGATGAGGATTctgattttgatgttaatgAAGGTCTGCGTATAAAATCAGTAGGTGCAGACAGAAGCAAGAGCAAGACATCAAAGAATACAGCCCTTAGTAATAATACTGGTGAAACAAGTAAGAAGAAAGGGAGAGGGAAAAAAGTTGCATATGCTAGTCAGCCTGTCTCATTTGTGTCAAGTGGTGTTATGCGGTCAGAAATTGTTGACATTGAAACACTAGATTCTAAAGAGACAAGTGAAACTTTTGAGAGCAAGGGCTCAACCAGCCTGACGCAGGTTGGAGCATTTGAGGTACACACTAAGGGGTTTGGATCCAAAATGATGGCTAAAATGGGATATGTAGAGGGGGGAGGATTGGGAAAGGACGGTCAAGGTATGTCTAAACCCATTGAAGTGGTCCAACGACCTAAATCTCTTGGGTTGGGTGTGGAATTTTCAAACATTGATGATGACACAACAAGGAAGGAATCTCGTGGTGACTCCGGGAGGAAGGAATCTTGTAGTAACTCAACAAGAAAGGGACCTCAAAGCATTGGAGCTTTTGAAAGGCACACTAAAGGTTTTGGatcaaagatgatgatgaagatgggTTTTGTTGAAGGAATGGGCTTGGGGAGGGATTCCCAAGGTATTGTCAACCCTTTGGTTGCAGTTAGGCTTCCAAAGTCACGAGGCTTGGGTGCCAGCAAAG GATATGATGTATGGAAAATACCCAAATCCTATCCATTGTTATTCAGAACAATATGTCTGTGCCTATTAAG GAAAGGTGGGATTTGA
- the LOC123194635 gene encoding uncharacterized protein LOC123194635 isoform X5, whose amino-acid sequence MGGGGRRIPTSNNNNNKSKSKRRGNPDTSRSSGRRIRNSLFVEGGLLSDWQQQFQSSSRGSSDKMNSNSGLKSGSLNPSKAPSKNGSRKSIGNVFAYEYPSVDLEELHIGDNDKDNYLDKSQPIILVGSRDSKIVAYLDETPTSDPHNVDHSYDYSSGFMLSDSSHRGLGFYDESEATPSGVDLSSKQVDGCEAAGSDFPFPKEDMDNDENINLEKVDTDENINQEEGDEMADELPDKNVTPKKNSGFLSIGGMKLYTEDMSDGDSYDISDGDSCDDESSESYSDSDQSEDLSDSDSDIDGKIAEDYLEGIGGSDNILEAKWLVKQDFNGSSSCSFDGTLLKLGGIALQDASREYGMRKPMPASKKKKSIASGGAYSSAFDDLTLVKDARTVSAKKKHAPRLPQSWPREFQKSKKSRNFPGEKKKHRKEMVAAKRRERMLRQGVDLKQINSTLEQIVLDGVDMFAFQPMHHRNFSQVRRLAAIYRLQSSCQGSGKKRYVTVTQTQHTCMPSTSDKLRLEKLIGAGDEDSDFDVNEGLRIKSVGADRSKSKTSKNTALSNNTGETSKKKGRGKKVAYASQPVSFVSSGVMRSEIVDIETLDSKETSETFESKGSTSLTQVGAFEVHTKGFGSKMMAKMGYVEGGGLGKDGQGMSKPIEVVQRPKSLGLGVEFSNIDDDTTRKESRGDSGRKESCSNSTRKGPQSIGAFERHTKGFGSKMMMKMGFVEGMGLGRDSQGIVNPLVAVRLPKSRGLGASKVLVQKYEKTEVASLMGTRDTA is encoded by the exons ATGGGTGGCGGTGGAAGAAGGATACCCAcaagcaacaacaacaataacaaaagcaagaGCAAACGAAGAGGGAATCCGGACACGTCACGGTCGTCTGGTCGTCGAATAAGGAACTCTTTGTTTGTCGAAGGAGGTCTTTTGTCAGATTGGCAGCAGCAGTTTCAATCTTCTTCGCGAG GAAGCAGTGACAAAATGAATTCCAATTCTGGGTTAAAATCTGGGAGTTTAAATCCATCAAAAGCTCCTTCTAAAAATGGATCAAGGAAGTCTATTGGAAATGTTTTTGCATACGAATACCCTTCTGTTGATCTTGAG GAACTGCACATTGGCGACAATGATAAAGATAATTATTTGGATAAGTCACAGCCCATTATTTTGGTTGGTTCTCGAGATAGCAAGATTGTTGCTTATTTAGATGAAACCCCAACTTCAGATCCTCATAATGTGGATCATAGCTATGATTATAGCTCAGGCTTTATGCTGAGTGATAGCTCGCATAGGGGACTGGGGTTCTATGATGAATCTGAGGCAACCCCAAGTGGTGTTGATTTGTCCTCAAAGCAAGTGGATGGATGTGAGGCCGCAGGTTCTGATTTTCCATTCCCCAAGGAGGACATGGACAATGATGAGAACATTAATCTGGAGAAAGTGGATACTGATGAGAACATTAATCAGGAGGAAGGTGATGAGATGGCTGATGAGTTGCCTGATAAGAATGTTACACCAAAGAAGAATTCAGGGTTCTTATCGATTGGGGGCATGAAGTTATACACAGAAGATATGTCTGATGGGGATAGTTATGACATAAGTGATGGGGACTCATGTGATGATGAAAGTTCAGAGTCATATTCTGATAGTGATCAATCAGAAGACTTGTCTGATAGTGATTCAGATATTGATGGAAAGATTGCTGAAGATTACTTAGAGGGAATTGGTGGGAGTGACAATATTTTAGAGGCCAAGTGGTTGGTAAAGCAGGATTTTAATGGGTCTTCTAGCTGTAGTTTTGATGGTACTTTATTAAAGTTGGGTGGAATAGCTCTCCAAGATGCATCTAGGGAATATGGTATGAGGAAGCCCATGCCTGcgtcaaagaaaaaaaaatccatagCTTCTGGAGGTGCTTATTCTTCTGCATTTGATGACCTTACACTTGTTAAGGATGCAAGGACTGTTTCTGCAAAGAAAAAGCACGCTCCTCGCCTTCCCCAGTCTTGGCCTCGAGAGTTTCAAAAGAGTAAGAAGTCCAGAAATTTTCCAG GTGAAAAAAAGAAGCACCGAAAAGAAATGGTTGCTGCAAAACGTCGTGAGAGAATGCTACGCCAGGGTGTTGATCTCAAGCAAATAAACTCG ACATTAGAGCAGATTGTTTTGGATGGAGTAGATATGTTTGCATTTCAACCTATGCATCACCGAAATTTTTCCCAG GTACGGCGATTAGCTGCAATATATCGCTTGCAGAGTAGCTGTCAAGGTTCTGGTAAGAAAAG ATATGTAACAGTGACACAAACACAACACACATGCATGCCATCCACGAGTGACAAACTTCGTCTGGAAAAG TTGATTGGTGCTGGTGATGAGGATTctgattttgatgttaatgAAGGTCTGCGTATAAAATCAGTAGGTGCAGACAGAAGCAAGAGCAAGACATCAAAGAATACAGCCCTTAGTAATAATACTGGTGAAACAAGTAAGAAGAAAGGGAGAGGGAAAAAAGTTGCATATGCTAGTCAGCCTGTCTCATTTGTGTCAAGTGGTGTTATGCGGTCAGAAATTGTTGACATTGAAACACTAGATTCTAAAGAGACAAGTGAAACTTTTGAGAGCAAGGGCTCAACCAGCCTGACGCAGGTTGGAGCATTTGAGGTACACACTAAGGGGTTTGGATCCAAAATGATGGCTAAAATGGGATATGTAGAGGGGGGAGGATTGGGAAAGGACGGTCAAGGTATGTCTAAACCCATTGAAGTGGTCCAACGACCTAAATCTCTTGGGTTGGGTGTGGAATTTTCAAACATTGATGATGACACAACAAGGAAGGAATCTCGTGGTGACTCCGGGAGGAAGGAATCTTGTAGTAACTCAACAAGAAAGGGACCTCAAAGCATTGGAGCTTTTGAAAGGCACACTAAAGGTTTTGGatcaaagatgatgatgaagatgggTTTTGTTGAAGGAATGGGCTTGGGGAGGGATTCCCAAGGTATTGTCAACCCTTTGGTTGCAGTTAGGCTTCCAAAGTCACGAGGCTTGGGTGCCAGCAAAG TGCTTGTTCAAAAGTATGAGAAAACTGAAGTTGCAAGTCTTATGGGTACAAGGGATACGGCTTAG